The Populus alba chromosome 6, ASM523922v2, whole genome shotgun sequence genome contains a region encoding:
- the LOC118048114 gene encoding mannan endo-1,4-beta-mannosidase 6 isoform X3: protein MDGDQWDTTVEEVDNHLPSSSSSQGASELNDVGEDEWQMVAKKGNQFVINDQTFYVNGFNTYWLMVFAADQSTRGKVTEVFQQASSVGLTVCRTWAFNDGQWRALQKSPGVYDEDVFKVLLPSFWAYNRSNLARPLIARLPKLFYFAFFTSHDFLYFFFELALDFVVSEAKKYKIRLILSLTNNWDAYGGKAQYVKWGKATGLNLTSDDDFFSHPTLRSYYKAHVKAVLNRVNTLTNITYKDDPTIFAWELMNEPRCTSDPSGDKLQSWITDMAVYVKSMDAKHLVEIGLEGFYGPSAPDRAQFNPNSYATQVGTDFIRNHQVLGVDFASVHIYADSWISQTISDSHIQFIESWMGAHIEDAERYLGMPVVFAEFGVSSKDPGYNSSFRDTMISTVYKTLLNSTKRGGSGAGSLLWQIFPDGTDYMDDGYAIVLSKSPSTSNIISLQSTRVAIFNSMCSWKCKWGCKKKNPLEAFFYHDDL from the exons ATGGATGGTGACCAATGGGATACAACAGTGGAGGAAGTAGACAATCATTTGCCATCTTCTAGCTCAAGTCAAGG GGCCTCTGAGTTGAATGATGTGGGAGAAGATGAATGGCAAATGGTGGCCAAAAAAGGAAACCAGTTTGTGATCAATGACCAAACTTTCTATGTCAATGGATTTAACACATACTGGTTGATGGTGTTTGCTGCTGATCAATCTACAAGAGGAAAAGTCACTGAGGTTTTCCAACAAGCATCCTCAGTTGGTCTAACAGTTTGTAGGACTTGGGCTTTTAATGATGGCCAATGGAGAGCTCTTCAGAAATCTCCTGGTGTTTATGATGAAGATGTTTTCAAGGTACTGTTGCCTAGTTTTTGGGCTTATAACAGAAGCAACCTCGCTAGGCCACTTATAGCTAGGCTGCCAAAGCTATTTTACTTTGCGTTCTTTACGtctcatgattttttatattttttttttgagctggCCTTGGATTTTGTGGTGAGTGAAGCAAAAAAGTACAAGATCAGGCTCATATTATCGTTGACTAACAACTGGGATGCATATGGTGGAAAAGCACAGTATGTTAAATGGGGAAAAGCTACTGGCCTTAATTTGACATCTGATGATGATTTCTTCTCGCATCCAACACTCAGAAGCTACTACAAGGCTCATGTCAAG GCGGTACTGAATAGAGTCAATACACTCACGAACATAACCTACAAGGATGACCCTACAATATTTGCTTGGGAGTTGATGAATGAACCTCGGTGCACCTCAGATCCCTCTGGTGATAAACTGCAG tcaTGGATAACAGACATGGCAGTATATGTGAAGAGCATGGATGCAAAGCACTTGGTAGAGATTGGATTGGAGGGATTTTACGGTCCATCGGCTCCTGATAGGGCCCAGTTCAATCCGAATTCATATGCTACACAAGTTGGAACTGACTTTATCAGGAACCATCAGGTTCTTGGTGTTGATTTTGCTTCTGTTCACATTTATGCAGACTCCTG GATTTCGCAAACAATCTCGGATTCTCATATCCAATTCATCGAATCATGGATGGGAGCTCACATCGAGGATGCTGAGAGATATCTGGGAATGCCAGTTGTGTTCGCGGAGTTTGGTGTTTCTTCAAAAGACCCTGGTTACAACTCATCATTCCGTGACACGATGATTAGCACAGTGTACAAGACCCTCTTGAACTCAACCAAGAGAGGTGGGAGTGGAGCTGGGAGCCTTCTGTGGCAGATTTTCCCTGATGGGACTGACTACATGGATGATGGATATGCGATTGTTCTATCAAAATCTCCTTCCACGTCAAACATCATTTCCCTCCAGTCTACACGAGTCGCAATCTTTAATTCCATGTGTTCGTGGAAATGCAAATGGGGCTGCAAGAAGAAGAATCCTTTAGAGGCCTTCTTCTACCATGATGATTTGTAA
- the LOC118048113 gene encoding serine/threonine-protein kinase STN8, chloroplastic produces the protein MASLISPMTPALQQNPKIICFSAFKPALQRDTPSFTGRLRSNPGRCKAFFGNIPDDLLENTLQLDQFPAFQSGLVQFQSVTEELSDTQKWGLLVFAGVAWLYLTARPGILIGAIDAYLLAPLQLVLDSLTGRRNLKRGDFLVGDKLGEGSFGVVYSGVVVPRNAIVEEKVPKRGTGRALQLDERFKEKVILKKVKVGITGAEQFGEVEEWFNYRLSRAAPETCAKFLGSFVADKTSSQFTKGGKWLVWKFEGDRTLGDYMKDRNFPFNLESVMFGRVLQGVDSVKRSALIIKQVMRQIITSLKKIHDTGIVHRDVKPANLVVTKKGQIKLIDFGAATDLRIGKNYIPDQSLLDPDYCPPELFVLPEETPSPPPEPVAALLSPVIWQLNSPDLFDTYSAGIVLLQMAIPSLRPVSGLKNFNTEIKKAGYDLNKWRESTRLRPDLTILELDSGRGWDLATKLISERGYLGRGRLSAAAALRHPYFLLGGDQAAAVLSKLSLTK, from the exons ATGGCTTCTCTGATATCACCTATGACACCTGCACTTCAGCAGAATCCTAAAATCATTTGCTTTTCTGCTTTCAAGCCTGCTTTGCAGCGTGATACACCTTCTTTCACTGGCCGTTTGAGAAGTAACCCAGGCAGGTGTAAAGCATTTTTCGGCAACATTCCAGATGATTTATTGGAGAACACTCTTCAACTGGACCAATTCCCAGCTTTTCAATCTGGGTTGGTGCAATTTCAGAGTGTTACTGAGGAACTGTCAGATACGCAGAAATGGGGTCTTCTGGTTTTTGCTGGGGTGGCATGGCTTTATTTAACAGCAAGGCCTGGTATTCTCATAGGTGCCATCGATGCATACCTTCTTGCTCCTCTGCAACTTGTTTTGGACAGTTTGACTGGAAGGAGGAACTTGAAGAGGGGTGATTTTCTGGTTGGGGATAAATTGGGAGAAGGTTCTTTTGGTGTTGTCTATTCTGGAGTGGTTGTTCCAAGGAATGCAATTGTAGAGGAGAAGGTGCCGAAGAGGGGAACTGGAAGAGCATTACAGTTGGATGAGAGGTTCAAAGAAAAGGTCATACTAAAAAAG GTGAAGGTTGGAATCACAGGGGCAGAACAATTCGGTGAAGTTGAGGAGTGGTTTAATTACAGGCTGTCAAGAGCAGCTCCTGAAACATGTGCCAAGTTCCTTGGAAGTTTTGTTGCTGATAAAACGAGCTCCCAATTTACAAAGGGTGGAAAATGGCTTGTTTGGAAATTTGAG GGAGATCGAACCCTTGGTGATTACATGAAAGATCGTAACTTCCCTTTTAACTTAGAGTCTGTCATGTTTGGGCGTGTCTTGCAAGGAGTTGATTCTGTTAAACGAAGTGCATTGATCATCAAGCAAGTAATGCGCCAGATTATTACTTCACTTAAGAAAATCCATGATACTGGGATTGTTCACAGGGACGTAAAGCCAGCCAATTTAGTGGTGACAAAGAAGGGACAGATTAAGCTCATAGATTTTGGGGCGGCCACTGACCTCCGGATTGGCAAGAACTACATACCTGACCAAAGTCTGCTTGATCCGGACTATTGTCCACCAGAACTATTTGTGCTCCCAGAGGAGACACCAAGTCCTCCACCTGAGCCGGTTGCTGCCCTTCTTTCTCCAGTTATATGGCAG TTAAACAGTCCTGATCTGTTTGATACGTACTCTGCTGGGATTGTTCTCCTGCAAATGGCAATACCAAGCTTAAGGCCTGTATCAGGCTTAAAGAATTTCAATACAGAAATAAAGAAAGCTGGATATGACTTGAATAAATGGAGGGAGAGCACTCGATTGAGGCCTGACTTGACAATTCTTGAACTTGACTCGGGTAGAGGGTGGGATCTAGCTACAAAATTGATTTCAGAGAGAGGTTATCTTGGAAGGGGACGTTTATCAGCTGCTGCTGCTCTAAGGCATCCTTATTTCTTGTTGGGCGGTGATCAGGCAGCTGCAGTTCTTTCAAAGTTAAGCTTAACCAAATAG
- the LOC118048114 gene encoding mannan endo-1,4-beta-mannosidase 6 isoform X1, whose product MRHKTFKSSLQQISLVLLTFLSAPLYFSRLLSAEKCSFGVMDGDQWDTTVEEVDNHLPSSSSSQGASELNDVGEDEWQMVAKKGNQFVINDQTFYVNGFNTYWLMVFAADQSTRGKVTEVFQQASSVGLTVCRTWAFNDGQWRALQKSPGVYDEDVFKVLLPSFWAYNRSNLARPLIARLPKLFYFAFFTSHDFLYFFFELALDFVVSEAKKYKIRLILSLTNNWDAYGGKAQYVKWGKATGLNLTSDDDFFSHPTLRSYYKAHVKAVLNRVNTLTNITYKDDPTIFAWELMNEPRCTSDPSGDKLQSWITDMAVYVKSMDAKHLVEIGLEGFYGPSAPDRAQFNPNSYATQVGTDFIRNHQVLGVDFASVHIYADSWISQTISDSHIQFIESWMGAHIEDAERYLGMPVVFAEFGVSSKDPGYNSSFRDTMISTVYKTLLNSTKRGGSGAGSLLWQIFPDGTDYMDDGYAIVLSKSPSTSNIISLQSTRVAIFNSMCSWKCKWGCKKKNPLEAFFYHDDL is encoded by the exons ATGCGTCACAAAACATTCAAGTCAAGTTTGCAACAGATCAGTTTAGTATTGCTTACCTTCTTATCAGCTCCCCTCTACTTCTCCCGATTGCTTTCAGCAGAGAAATG CAGCTTTGGTGTTATGGATGGTGACCAATGGGATACAACAGTGGAGGAAGTAGACAATCATTTGCCATCTTCTAGCTCAAGTCAAGG GGCCTCTGAGTTGAATGATGTGGGAGAAGATGAATGGCAAATGGTGGCCAAAAAAGGAAACCAGTTTGTGATCAATGACCAAACTTTCTATGTCAATGGATTTAACACATACTGGTTGATGGTGTTTGCTGCTGATCAATCTACAAGAGGAAAAGTCACTGAGGTTTTCCAACAAGCATCCTCAGTTGGTCTAACAGTTTGTAGGACTTGGGCTTTTAATGATGGCCAATGGAGAGCTCTTCAGAAATCTCCTGGTGTTTATGATGAAGATGTTTTCAAGGTACTGTTGCCTAGTTTTTGGGCTTATAACAGAAGCAACCTCGCTAGGCCACTTATAGCTAGGCTGCCAAAGCTATTTTACTTTGCGTTCTTTACGtctcatgattttttatattttttttttgagctggCCTTGGATTTTGTGGTGAGTGAAGCAAAAAAGTACAAGATCAGGCTCATATTATCGTTGACTAACAACTGGGATGCATATGGTGGAAAAGCACAGTATGTTAAATGGGGAAAAGCTACTGGCCTTAATTTGACATCTGATGATGATTTCTTCTCGCATCCAACACTCAGAAGCTACTACAAGGCTCATGTCAAG GCGGTACTGAATAGAGTCAATACACTCACGAACATAACCTACAAGGATGACCCTACAATATTTGCTTGGGAGTTGATGAATGAACCTCGGTGCACCTCAGATCCCTCTGGTGATAAACTGCAG tcaTGGATAACAGACATGGCAGTATATGTGAAGAGCATGGATGCAAAGCACTTGGTAGAGATTGGATTGGAGGGATTTTACGGTCCATCGGCTCCTGATAGGGCCCAGTTCAATCCGAATTCATATGCTACACAAGTTGGAACTGACTTTATCAGGAACCATCAGGTTCTTGGTGTTGATTTTGCTTCTGTTCACATTTATGCAGACTCCTG GATTTCGCAAACAATCTCGGATTCTCATATCCAATTCATCGAATCATGGATGGGAGCTCACATCGAGGATGCTGAGAGATATCTGGGAATGCCAGTTGTGTTCGCGGAGTTTGGTGTTTCTTCAAAAGACCCTGGTTACAACTCATCATTCCGTGACACGATGATTAGCACAGTGTACAAGACCCTCTTGAACTCAACCAAGAGAGGTGGGAGTGGAGCTGGGAGCCTTCTGTGGCAGATTTTCCCTGATGGGACTGACTACATGGATGATGGATATGCGATTGTTCTATCAAAATCTCCTTCCACGTCAAACATCATTTCCCTCCAGTCTACACGAGTCGCAATCTTTAATTCCATGTGTTCGTGGAAATGCAAATGGGGCTGCAAGAAGAAGAATCCTTTAGAGGCCTTCTTCTACCATGATGATTTGTAA
- the LOC118048114 gene encoding mannan endo-1,4-beta-mannosidase 6 isoform X2, producing the protein MRHKTFKSSLQQISLVLLTFLSAPLYFSRLLSAEKCFGVMDGDQWDTTVEEVDNHLPSSSSSQGASELNDVGEDEWQMVAKKGNQFVINDQTFYVNGFNTYWLMVFAADQSTRGKVTEVFQQASSVGLTVCRTWAFNDGQWRALQKSPGVYDEDVFKVLLPSFWAYNRSNLARPLIARLPKLFYFAFFTSHDFLYFFFELALDFVVSEAKKYKIRLILSLTNNWDAYGGKAQYVKWGKATGLNLTSDDDFFSHPTLRSYYKAHVKAVLNRVNTLTNITYKDDPTIFAWELMNEPRCTSDPSGDKLQSWITDMAVYVKSMDAKHLVEIGLEGFYGPSAPDRAQFNPNSYATQVGTDFIRNHQVLGVDFASVHIYADSWISQTISDSHIQFIESWMGAHIEDAERYLGMPVVFAEFGVSSKDPGYNSSFRDTMISTVYKTLLNSTKRGGSGAGSLLWQIFPDGTDYMDDGYAIVLSKSPSTSNIISLQSTRVAIFNSMCSWKCKWGCKKKNPLEAFFYHDDL; encoded by the exons ATGCGTCACAAAACATTCAAGTCAAGTTTGCAACAGATCAGTTTAGTATTGCTTACCTTCTTATCAGCTCCCCTCTACTTCTCCCGATTGCTTTCAGCAGAGAAATG CTTTGGTGTTATGGATGGTGACCAATGGGATACAACAGTGGAGGAAGTAGACAATCATTTGCCATCTTCTAGCTCAAGTCAAGG GGCCTCTGAGTTGAATGATGTGGGAGAAGATGAATGGCAAATGGTGGCCAAAAAAGGAAACCAGTTTGTGATCAATGACCAAACTTTCTATGTCAATGGATTTAACACATACTGGTTGATGGTGTTTGCTGCTGATCAATCTACAAGAGGAAAAGTCACTGAGGTTTTCCAACAAGCATCCTCAGTTGGTCTAACAGTTTGTAGGACTTGGGCTTTTAATGATGGCCAATGGAGAGCTCTTCAGAAATCTCCTGGTGTTTATGATGAAGATGTTTTCAAGGTACTGTTGCCTAGTTTTTGGGCTTATAACAGAAGCAACCTCGCTAGGCCACTTATAGCTAGGCTGCCAAAGCTATTTTACTTTGCGTTCTTTACGtctcatgattttttatattttttttttgagctggCCTTGGATTTTGTGGTGAGTGAAGCAAAAAAGTACAAGATCAGGCTCATATTATCGTTGACTAACAACTGGGATGCATATGGTGGAAAAGCACAGTATGTTAAATGGGGAAAAGCTACTGGCCTTAATTTGACATCTGATGATGATTTCTTCTCGCATCCAACACTCAGAAGCTACTACAAGGCTCATGTCAAG GCGGTACTGAATAGAGTCAATACACTCACGAACATAACCTACAAGGATGACCCTACAATATTTGCTTGGGAGTTGATGAATGAACCTCGGTGCACCTCAGATCCCTCTGGTGATAAACTGCAG tcaTGGATAACAGACATGGCAGTATATGTGAAGAGCATGGATGCAAAGCACTTGGTAGAGATTGGATTGGAGGGATTTTACGGTCCATCGGCTCCTGATAGGGCCCAGTTCAATCCGAATTCATATGCTACACAAGTTGGAACTGACTTTATCAGGAACCATCAGGTTCTTGGTGTTGATTTTGCTTCTGTTCACATTTATGCAGACTCCTG GATTTCGCAAACAATCTCGGATTCTCATATCCAATTCATCGAATCATGGATGGGAGCTCACATCGAGGATGCTGAGAGATATCTGGGAATGCCAGTTGTGTTCGCGGAGTTTGGTGTTTCTTCAAAAGACCCTGGTTACAACTCATCATTCCGTGACACGATGATTAGCACAGTGTACAAGACCCTCTTGAACTCAACCAAGAGAGGTGGGAGTGGAGCTGGGAGCCTTCTGTGGCAGATTTTCCCTGATGGGACTGACTACATGGATGATGGATATGCGATTGTTCTATCAAAATCTCCTTCCACGTCAAACATCATTTCCCTCCAGTCTACACGAGTCGCAATCTTTAATTCCATGTGTTCGTGGAAATGCAAATGGGGCTGCAAGAAGAAGAATCCTTTAGAGGCCTTCTTCTACCATGATGATTTGTAA
- the LOC118048114 gene encoding mannan endo-1,4-beta-mannosidase 6 isoform X4, whose translation MRHKTFKSSLQQISLVLLTFLSAPLYFSRLLSAEKCSFGVMDGDQWDTTVEEVDNHLPSSSSSQGASELNDVGEDEWQMVAKKGNQFVINDQTFYVNGFNTYWLMVFAADQSTRGKVTEVFQQASSVGLTVCRTWAFNDGQWRALQKSPGVYDEDVFKALDFVVSEAKKYKIRLILSLTNNWDAYGGKAQYVKWGKATGLNLTSDDDFFSHPTLRSYYKAHVKAVLNRVNTLTNITYKDDPTIFAWELMNEPRCTSDPSGDKLQSWITDMAVYVKSMDAKHLVEIGLEGFYGPSAPDRAQFNPNSYATQVGTDFIRNHQVLGVDFASVHIYADSWISQTISDSHIQFIESWMGAHIEDAERYLGMPVVFAEFGVSSKDPGYNSSFRDTMISTVYKTLLNSTKRGGSGAGSLLWQIFPDGTDYMDDGYAIVLSKSPSTSNIISLQSTRVAIFNSMCSWKCKWGCKKKNPLEAFFYHDDL comes from the exons ATGCGTCACAAAACATTCAAGTCAAGTTTGCAACAGATCAGTTTAGTATTGCTTACCTTCTTATCAGCTCCCCTCTACTTCTCCCGATTGCTTTCAGCAGAGAAATG CAGCTTTGGTGTTATGGATGGTGACCAATGGGATACAACAGTGGAGGAAGTAGACAATCATTTGCCATCTTCTAGCTCAAGTCAAGG GGCCTCTGAGTTGAATGATGTGGGAGAAGATGAATGGCAAATGGTGGCCAAAAAAGGAAACCAGTTTGTGATCAATGACCAAACTTTCTATGTCAATGGATTTAACACATACTGGTTGATGGTGTTTGCTGCTGATCAATCTACAAGAGGAAAAGTCACTGAGGTTTTCCAACAAGCATCCTCAGTTGGTCTAACAGTTTGTAGGACTTGGGCTTTTAATGATGGCCAATGGAGAGCTCTTCAGAAATCTCCTGGTGTTTATGATGAAGATGTTTTCAAGG CCTTGGATTTTGTGGTGAGTGAAGCAAAAAAGTACAAGATCAGGCTCATATTATCGTTGACTAACAACTGGGATGCATATGGTGGAAAAGCACAGTATGTTAAATGGGGAAAAGCTACTGGCCTTAATTTGACATCTGATGATGATTTCTTCTCGCATCCAACACTCAGAAGCTACTACAAGGCTCATGTCAAG GCGGTACTGAATAGAGTCAATACACTCACGAACATAACCTACAAGGATGACCCTACAATATTTGCTTGGGAGTTGATGAATGAACCTCGGTGCACCTCAGATCCCTCTGGTGATAAACTGCAG tcaTGGATAACAGACATGGCAGTATATGTGAAGAGCATGGATGCAAAGCACTTGGTAGAGATTGGATTGGAGGGATTTTACGGTCCATCGGCTCCTGATAGGGCCCAGTTCAATCCGAATTCATATGCTACACAAGTTGGAACTGACTTTATCAGGAACCATCAGGTTCTTGGTGTTGATTTTGCTTCTGTTCACATTTATGCAGACTCCTG GATTTCGCAAACAATCTCGGATTCTCATATCCAATTCATCGAATCATGGATGGGAGCTCACATCGAGGATGCTGAGAGATATCTGGGAATGCCAGTTGTGTTCGCGGAGTTTGGTGTTTCTTCAAAAGACCCTGGTTACAACTCATCATTCCGTGACACGATGATTAGCACAGTGTACAAGACCCTCTTGAACTCAACCAAGAGAGGTGGGAGTGGAGCTGGGAGCCTTCTGTGGCAGATTTTCCCTGATGGGACTGACTACATGGATGATGGATATGCGATTGTTCTATCAAAATCTCCTTCCACGTCAAACATCATTTCCCTCCAGTCTACACGAGTCGCAATCTTTAATTCCATGTGTTCGTGGAAATGCAAATGGGGCTGCAAGAAGAAGAATCCTTTAGAGGCCTTCTTCTACCATGATGATTTGTAA